The Gemmatimonadota bacterium DNA window GAACCACGACTAGTGAAGCCTCGACTGAACACAAAAAAGTCCAAGGATTACGGAATGGGCTCCGACAGTTACGAATATGAGAGGTTGAATGGGCTGCAATGGACAGAATGCGATGAGCCGGATGCGGTCCAAAGTCTTCAACAGTAATCAGTCATGAACAGGAAACGAAAGCGGGGAACGAAATGTACCAGAAACTGATCGTATTTGTCCAGGCGCTGGCTGCCGTCGGTATTCTTGTCATCGCCGTCATTTCATTGATGGGGCAATCCACCAGTGAACTGCGCATCGAAATGCGGGAGGAATTCAGGTCGTCCAGGGAGGAAATGCGGTCGTTCAGAGCTGAAATGCAGGAGGAGTTCAAGGCGGTCAGGGCGGAAATGCAGGAGGAGTTCAAGGCGGTCAGGGCTGAAATGCAGGAGGAATTCAAGTCGGTCAGAGCTGAAATACGCTCGTTCAGGAGCGAAACGCAGGAGGAATTCAAAGCGGTCAGTGAGGAGATGCGGGAAGAACACGCTGATATCAGGGCGGACATTCACGACATGAACGCAAGGCTTGGACGTATAGAGGGGAATTCAGGGCTTTGAGGCAGGGGCGGGTGTGAGTGTCTGGAGGATCTACAGATAGCGGCGCATGCCGATGGGAGAACAACCAAGCACGGCGACCTAATTTGAAAGAACCTCCGGTACTTGAGACACCGCCTTGTGGTCGTCGGGCCGAGCCATGCGGTACCCGACCCCGCGTACGTTGAGGATGTAGTCCGGAGCGCGAGCGTCGTCGCCGATCTTGCGCCGGAGCGATTTGATCAGGCTGCGCACCAGTTTGTGGTTGGCGTAGCCGTACTCGCCCCATACCTGGTGGATCAGGGCGTCAAAGGTCGACACCCGCCCGGCATTCAGGGAGAGCACGCGCAGCAACTCATACTCCTTGGCGGTAAGTTCGACCTGAACGTCCGCTACGCTTACCCGTCGCAGGTCGTAGTTTATGGCCAGGTCACCCAGAATAAACGGTTCGGGATCGGCCCTCCTTCGCAACGACGTCCGGATCCTTGCCACCAGTTCCGTAGACGAAAAGGGTTTGACCAGGTAATCGTCCGCTCCGGTTTCCAGCGCCTTAGCGATGGTTTCGTCCCGTCCATAGGCCGAGATGAAGATGACCGGTAATTCGGAGAGTTCGGGCACGCTTCCCATCAACTCTATGCCGTCTGCATCGGGCAAGAGCAGATCCAGCAGGACCAGTTCAGGTTCTTCGGCCCTGATAATGCTCGACAGCTCGGTATGGTCACCGGTTACAACCGTGTCGAAGCCGGATTCCGTGAGGGCGTCCCGGATGTATCGCAGCATCTGCGGATCGTCGTCGACCACGAGGATGCGCGTCGGCTCGATGACTCCGTCTTTGTCCGGTGCTTCCGTCCGATCCGATCCGGGACCGGCGGTCGCGGTCTCCTGCGCAACCGGGATGATAAACATAATGCTCGTACCCTGACCTATGCCCGCGCTTTCCGCCCAGATACGTCCTCCGTGGGCCTCGACGAGTCCCTTGCAGATGGCAAGTCCCAGCCGCATGCCGGCCGTATTGGAAGAACGGTCGCGGTCGACCGGTCCGATATGCTTCTGAAACAGGTGAGGCAGCATCTCCGGCGCTACGCCGCTGCCTTCATCGCGAACCGTAACCTCCACATGTTGACCATCGTGCACGGCGGAAACGAGGATGTTGGAGGACCCCGGAGCATGCCGCGCCGCATTGACGAGCAGGTTGTTGAGCACCTGTACGATGCGCGAGCGATCGGCCATGACCCTGGGCAGGTTATGTGGGAGATCGATTGTGAAGGTGTGCGTACTGCCCCCGCTCTGGAATGTGCTTCGCGCCCGATCGACCAGGAATGAGACATCAGTTGCCTCGGGCGCCACCGACAGCGTACCCGTGTCAATGCGGCCGGCGTCCAGCAGGTCGCTGATCAACCTGCGCATATGGTCCGCTTGCTCCATGATGATGCGGGAAAACTCGCGCGTCTCCGCGGGATCGAGTCCATGTGATTCCTCCATCAGGGTGGCTGCCGAGCCCTTGATCGAGGTGAGGGGTGCCCGCAGTTCATGACTTACCATGCTGATGAACGCGGTCCGCAACCGTTCCATTTCCTGAACCGGCGCAAGGTCCTGCATCGTGACGACTACGGTCAGGACCTCGCCTTTCTCCGACTGTATGGGCGTGCAGTTGACCAGGGTCGTGACGGAACGTCCGTCGGGTACGGAGAGCACCATTTCCTCGGCCCGTACATTCTCGGCGTGGATCAGCGCCTGTGATAAAGGTAACTGGTCCAGCGCAATCTCGCGCCCGTCGGCGCGCTTCAAGGTGACCTGTTCCAGCAACGCCTCTGGCGGGCTACCCGGCGTGAGCAGGACCTCAACGATCCGTCTCGCCTCCCGGTTCAACCATTTCGGCCGGCCGGTCCCCGCGTCAAAGACCACCACACCCACCGGTGAGGTCTCTACCAGGGCTTCCAGGTCGGCCCTTGCGCGCTGCTCCGCACGAAATGCGCGGGCATTGACGATCGCTGTAGCAGCCTGCGACGCGAACAACACGAGGCACTCCTCGTCCTCGTCCGTGAAGCGCTCTCCGTTCTCCTTATCCGTGAGAAAAAAGCTGCCGACGTGCAGGTCGCCGTACCGCATCGGCATACACTGAAAAGTCCTGAACGGCAGCAATTCCGGGGAGAAACCCAGCGAGCGCACATAGTCCTGCACGTCCGGCAGTCTCAGCGCACCTGGGAGGTCACGGAAGTGTTCGAATAATCTGTTACCATCCGACCAGTCCATTAGTTTCCGTCGCTGATCGTCCGTGAGGCCGGATGTGAGAAAGTCGATGGGCTGACCCGCCTGGCCCATCGTGACGATGACACCGAAGCGGGCCCGGGTCAGCGCACGGGCGCTTTCCACGACTTCCTGCAAGACGGTTTCAAGGTCCAAACTTGCGCTGATACGCAGGCTTGCCGAGTTCAATGTAGAGATGCTATTGCGTAACGCATCGTTCTCCCGCCTGAGTTCATCCATACTATGCATCGTTTGTCCTTTCAATTCACCTCTGTTCACCGAGTGGTTCTGATTCATGCGGCCCACTGGTCGCGCCTGGCTGTCACTACATCGCATGGCCACATAGGCACGGCCATGGAGACAAGTGGACACTTACGTGCGTAATTTCGCGTAAATAACATTTAATATTTGTCATTTCACACACAAAAGCCACTCATAAATCGGTATATTGTCAGGTATGCGCCAGTTACCCCAGATTCGAATCTGGTGAGTAGCAGATTTCGAGTAATGGATCGGTGTCAGAATTCAAACCTTAAGGAGGGCGTAACCAATGTGTCGCTTGATTTTAACAGCCGTGAGTGCAGTTCTGTTGTTGTCGTGCGAAGGACCGGTAGGGCCACCGGGACCAGCAGGAGACCGGGGACCGACAGGAGCAACAGGATTACAAGGACCACAGGGCGATCGTGGTCCGCAGGGTGAGCAAGGATCAACGGGTGAACAGGGACCACAGGGCGAACATGGTCCGCAGGGTGAGCAAGGATCAACGGGTGAACAGGGAATACAGGGTGAACAGGGACCACAGGGCGATCGTGGTCCGCAGGGTGAGCAAGGATCACCGGGTGAACAGGGACCGCAGGGTGAACAGGGCGACCCTGGTTTATTGTACTTCGATCCTGTTTTTTCGGTGTCTGATCTTGTGATTGATTACGAGACGGATGACGCGATGGATGAAGAAGAATTAACGTTCGCCACCGTGAGTTTGACTTTCACGAATATCACAAACATCACGTTGGATGATGCTGAAATTGAGTTTGCGATTGTCTTTCGCAGTGAATCTTCCGTACTGCAAATAAATGTTCTCACACTGGTCGACACGACCGGGACGGTGGAACCTGGGCAAACCATAACCCATGAAGATCGTATCGATGTAACGCAAATCTTCACGCATATCCAAGAAGTTGATTGGTCGTTCGGCATAAACAGACGTTCAGTTGTGCATGTCGACATAAGACCCGAGGAAGATAGAGACGAGTTGACTCCAGCAGATTAAGCAAACGGTAGAATCCCAATTTGAGCAAGCAATGCGCATAGGCGTTGATGATGCCCGTATTTTGGGCTAAGTGCTTATGCACAGTCCGGCCGGTCCGTGTCTCGTAGGCGGAACTTCTACCGTCCAACGCCCGTCGATCACCATACATGAATGTACGCCAGCATGAGGACGAATAACGATGAATGCCAACAAGAAAAAGACAATGCTCAGCCGCCGGAACTTTCTCGCCCGGGGAGGCGGCGTCCTGGTTCCTATAGTCCTGAGCACCGCCTGCTCGGACAACGCCATGGGTCCGAACGTCAGTGACCCTCCCACGTCGCCGCGGACCATTCCGCCGCAGTCCGATCCGTGGCCGACCGATCCGTGGCAGCCCGACTGGCAGCCCGAGCCAAAGCAACCTGAAGATCGGGTCGACGTGATCGTGGTGGGCGCCGGTCTGTCCGGGCTGGTCGCAGCGTACGAACTCGTCAGGGCGGGGCACGATGTCCGGGTGCTGGAAGCATCAAACGCGATAGGGGGCCGCGCACAGACGCTTCGCGATCCCTTCGACGACGGGCTCATCGCCGAAACCGGTCCAGCGCGTATCCCGCCCAGCCATGATCTGACGCTCGGTTACATCGACCACTTCGGCATCGAGACATCACCCTTCTACACACAGGAAGGTGAGTACCTCATCCTTTCCAGGGAGGAGGTCCGCCGTCGGCTGAAACCGGACGAGTTCCTCCGTGGGCGGGAAACGTGGCTCAAGATTCCGGCCGGGACCGATGCCTTGCCGATGGCCTTCGCCGATGAACTTGGAGACCGTGTGCAGACCGGCTCGCCGGTGACGAAAGTGGTCCGGGATGAGAACGGGGTGGTGGCCACCTTCGGAAACGGCGGGGAGGAATTGAAGGGCAGCCACTTAATCTGCACGGTCCCCCTCCCCGTCATCGACAAGATCGAGTTCGTCCCGGCCCTCTCAGCACCGAAGCTGGCGGCCTTCGAAGCCCTCTCCTACCAGGACGTCACCCGGGTTTACGTCCAGTATGCGCAACGAATCTGGGAGGAAGACGACTTGAACGGATGGGGGTTGTCGTATCTGGCGGGTTACCAGGAGATCTGGCATCCCACCTGGAACCAGGAGGGACCGCGGGGTATTCTGATGTCCTACATGTTCGGAGGTATGGCGCGCGGTATCGCGGCGATGGATCCCGGAGCTATCGTGCCCGACTTCATTGGCCGCTATGAAGGCCTGTTCCCCGGCACGCGCGAGGTTGCCGAACACGGAACTTACTTCGCGTGGGAGCATCAGCCCTGGATCGGGGCGGCCTTCGCCAGTTACAATCCACCGTTCTCGGAAAACCCAGAATTGGCATCGCCCGAGGGCCCCATTCACTTCGCCGGCGAGCACGCCTCGGGAAACCGGGGGTGGATGCAGGGCGCCTTCGAGTCGGGCCTGCGGGCGGCCTCGGAGATCGATGATTCGGTGACCTGGGAGCGGCGCGCCAGCGCGAGAGTGGCCATCTCGCGGCGGCAGATGATGAGCCGTCTGGTAGGCACCCCGAGTGTACCGGCATGGTTGGTGCCTTGACCAGGCGCAAGGTGAGCGCGAACCGGCGCGGTCCCGAGGGGCCGGCGCCTTGAACCGTGATCGAAATTCGTTGTTTCGAAGACAGTGACACATACCAGGTCATGAATCTGAATATGCACTTACCCAAAGTAGAACCCCGGTTCAAGGATATGGAGATAAGCATAAAGGACGGCCTATAGTCTTGGTCGCCTGAAACCTCGGTTATTTGGTAAGAACACATCTAAAAAGGCCCGGCGGTCAAGATCAACGCGGGCCTTTTTTGTATTCGATCCAACCGATTGGAGGTGTAAATGAAAGATACTTAACTAAGATTTCGGATCACTGATCGTCTACCCATCCTTCATTTTGTAGAAAGGATTTAACATGCGATTTCTTACCATGATATTGGTTGTAGTGGCATACGGGTGCGCGGGTGAAAACTCACCGGTGGCTTCCGTGTCGGAAAACCATCAGGCGGGACGTTCTCTGGCGGTGGCCAGCCATGATTCTACTTCGGCTGTAACACAAGATATACATACACATTATGATTTCAGGTGGAACAATTGGGGGGATTCGAAGGAACAGATATCGTCCAACGATCCCGGTGTGATATTTCGGGTAAATGAAGGAGTAGGCCTGTCGCTTATTGAGTCGGGATGGACTACGGATGCCTTTGCTCTGCCAGACGGCGACAGATACGCCGTGTCTGTGGAGTATGACGTGGTTTCGGATGCGTTGGTTGCCGGTCATTACTGGTTTGACAGAACGATGACCACGGCAAGGGCGGACACGCTCGTGGTCGAACTGAAACGGCGATACGGCGATCCGGAAACGACCACCGAGCGCAGGATTACGTGGATAATCAACGATGATGAGGAAGACCCATCCGAAGGTACGGAAATCTATATCAATCTCCCCGGTGATAACGGTGGAGGATGTTTACACTACTACAGTTTGGCCCACAAGGCCAGGACCGCTGAAGCCACGCAATACAACCGGTTGCCTATAAGAGTGGTCGTTCCAGACGGCGAGTGATATGTAACAGAACACGTTTTTGTGTCGTCACCTCTAGAATAAACGCCCCGGTCATGATGCGCCGGGGCGTTGTTCGTTGATGAGGCAGAAACGGGAAATGTGCAACTTGATTGAGCGGGGAACGATGTTTAGTTGCGCATCGTTCCATAAAGTACCTTGCCGTCAGGGAGCCTCTGTTTCCGGATCAGGGCACGTGACGGCGGTAACGTCTTCAATCTCTTCAATCCAGGTCTGGAACTCAGGGCTGGCCGGTACGCATAGGTCCGTTCCACCCAGGTTCAGGATGCGCAGGTCGAGATTCGTAAACGAGTCAGGCAGAGGTCCGGTCAATGATTCATTTTCCTGAAGGTGTAATTCCCGGAGGTTGGCAAGGTTACCCAGTTCGGCCGGAAGCTCACCGGTCAACTGGTTCTTGTCGAGTGCCAGAACCTCCAGTTCTTCAAGTCGTCCCAACTCGGCGGGTATTTCTCCCGACAACTGGTTGTCGCTCAGGTTCAGTTTGCCGAGATATTCCAGCTTTCCTATCGTAGCGGGAATCTCGCCCGATATCCGATTGGATCCCAGATTCAGTTCTTCAAGAGTCCACAGTTGTCCCACATCCATCGGAAGCGAGCCACCCAGGTTGTTGTTGTTCAGGTTCAGTATCCCAACCGGTCCCGGTCCCAGAAACGGAAGGTCGAGCGCAACAACACCGTACCATTCCTCCGTTGGTGCATCAGTCAACCAGTTCGTATTGTCCGTCCAATCCGGACCATTTGTCGCCCTATACAACCTGCCCAGTGCAACCCTTTCTGAGACATGATAACCAATCGAGGCTGACAGGTCTCCCGATCGGGCTGTGATCTCAGCTCTCCCGCTCGAGACCTCGGTTACCACTCCTTTATCGTTGATGGTCACTACGGATTCATCGCTGCTCGACCATGTCACTTCCGCTCCGGCCACCGGATGTCCGTTTCTATCCTGGACCGTGGCTTCCGCTATCCACTGGCCCGTGTCCGTCTGCATGAGCTGGTCCGCGAATACGATACGGACCGGCACCTGCGAGACGGTGATACTCGCCGATGCCGAAAGACTGCCCGACTGTGCTGTGATCACCGCGGACCCGTTGTTGACCGCCGTGACCAGGCCTTGATCGCTGACCGTCGCAACGTCCACGGCGCCACTCGTCCACGTAACCGAAGCATCGGCGATCTCAGCACCATTCTCGTCAAGTACCTCCGGGGCCAACTGAACGGTCTGATCGATGGCGTTCAACGTAGCGGACGACGGGGTGATTTCGATGCTGGTGGGTACCGGGGCGGGAGGCGGTGGCGGTGACGGCGGACTCGTGGGACTGTCCTTGCCGCAGGAGGAATGCACAAACAGGGTTGCCGGCAGAAACACAACGCATACGAGTCTAAATCGCGTGAGTGTCATGAAAACCCTTTCGGATGAGATATCGGGGACAGTGCTGAATTCCCACTTGATGTTTTGGATAGGGATGGGCAAACCGAAGACAGAAGGACGATACCTGCTTTATCGAGGATGTTTCCAGGGTCGTGTCTATTCCTTCTAGTAGTTGTGTGAAATAACCGGTAAATGAAGGAATAATACAAAGAAATATCACGCGATCTCGCAATTAGTTCGAGAATCAGGCTAAGATTCTGACCCGAAGCGCGGCGCGGAGCGACAGGAACTTAACTGCCGGGTCTTATCCGGTCTCTCAGTATGCGGCGGACCAGTTTGCCTGAAGCGGTATGGGGAAGCTCGTCCACGATAACTACCCGGTAGATTTTGAACAGAGGATTCAGTCCGGTGGAAACCAGGGCCTGGAGTTCCGACTTGAGCGCATCGGGGTCGAGTTTGGGATCGGCGCTGTTTTCTGGATCAGTGGGTGAACCAGGAGCGCCGCTGCCCGCTTCAGGAACGATGAAGACCACCAGCCTTTCCGCCCCTTCCCCCTCGGGCTGCACCGCCACGGCCGCGCTTTCGTAGACGGCGGGGTGTCCGTCGGTGATTCGTTCGAGTTCCAATGGGCTGGCCATGATGCCGCCCAGATTCATCCCGTCGTCGGCCCGTCCCTGGGCCCGGTAGTAGCCGTGGTGAAGCCGCTGCGTGTTGTCCCCGTGCCTGCGCAGGACCTCGCCCCGGAGGCCGGCCGGACAGCCTTCGTAGTACACTTCGTCGTGATCACCGTTAAGCAACCGCTGCGACATGCCCAGGGCGGGTGGCACGAGGAAGAGCTCGCCGGTACCGCCCTCCTCGACCTCCGTACCGGTCTCGTCCAGGACAACGAAATCCACACCCAGGTTCGCCGTGGTGAATGCCGCGGGCGAGCAGGGCTGGAGGACCGTGCAGGCCAGGTGGCCGCCCCCGATCTCGGTGCCGCCGAGGTATTCAATCACGGGCGCCCGGTACCCGGTACGGCTCATGAGCCACAGGTAGTCGGTCCGGCTGGCGGGCTCGCCCGTGGAGCTGAATACGCGGACGGACGGCCAGTCGATGCCTTCGGCGATGCCGCCGTGGCTCCCTTCTTCCATGCCGCCGTGGCTCCCTGCGGCCTCGCCATCCTGCCGCCCTTCGGCCATGCCGCCGCGCCGCCAGGTCCGCACCAGCGAGGGGATGACGCCCTGCACAGTTACCCCGGCACGCCGGATGAAGCGCAGGTATTCGGGGGTATTGGCCGCGTCCGGATACAGGGCCATGCACGCTCCGTTGACCAGGCTGGCGTAGATGAGCCACGGCCCCATCATCCAGCCGATGTTGGTCGGCCAGGTCGTCACGTCGTCGCCATGGATGTCCTGGTGGTAGTATCCGTCCATGGCGCTCTTGATGGGGGTCAGGTGGTTCCACGGTATGGCCTTGGGTTCGCCGGTGGTCCCCGAAGAAAACAGGATGTTGGTCGTGCGATAGGGGTCGCCGGTCACGGATATGAAGGTGTCGTCGCCGGCCAGGAGGTCGGACCAGGCGATGTCGCTCGGGCGGAACGGTGGTGCGGTTGGTGCGGTTGAGGCGACGCCGCTGGACCGGCCGTCACCGGCCGACGGCACGACGATGATCGTGGATACGCCAGCCTCGACCACCGTGTCGTAAAGCGGTATGATTTTGCCCGAGTGGACGTACCGGTCCATGGTGACCGCGCAACTCGCGCCGGCGATGGCCATGCGACGCCGAATCTCCGTCGGCGGAAAGCTGTCGGCGATGGATACGACCCGTGAACCCGCGCGGATGATGGCCAGGTAGGCAACCACGCATTCCAGGTTCAGGGGCATGTACAGCGCGATGGCCTGTCCGGGCGCCAGGTCCCGGTCACTCAGGCCGTTGGCTACGCGGTTGACGAGACGTTCGAGTTCGCCGTAGGTCGTCGTGCGGAGCGCCGGACCATCGGGGTCGTTCGGGTCTTCGGGGCCTACCGGGTCATCCGGGGCGACTGGGTTGTTCTGGTCGTCCGGGCTAGTGGGGCCTACCAATCCCGGCGTTACGACTGCGGGACGATCGGGATCGGCCATGAAGCAACTATCGACGATGTTGAGTTCCGCACCCGGCAGCCAACGTGGGTCGCGGACACCGCCGCGCGGTATCGACCGGGGGTCTTGGACGCCTCCGTGCGAATCGCGGACTCCGCCGCGCAATCCGCTGACGTCTTCGTCCAGATCGAGGATGGCGTCCGGCGGTCTCGTGAATACGATGCCAAGCCGCTCGAGGGTGTGGGTCCAGAAAGCGGGGCGGTCGCGGACGGACCAGGCATGCAATTCTTCGTAGCGGTCGAAACCCACTGCGGACATGCTTGCCCGGAGGTTCGACCGACGGAAGGTCTCCTCGTCCGGCGTCCAGACCACAGGCGGCCCATCCTCCGGGCGGCGTCCATCGAATATGCGCCTGAAGGCCGCCAGGTGGTCCTCGAAGGGCAGGGACTCGCGCAGCGAACGGTCGACGAAGTCCCGCCAGGCCTGGTCCTGCAGGGCGGGATCCTGACGTGCGGGGTCCCGACGTGCGGGGTCCAGGCGGGTGGGGTCCGGCCGGTTGGAGTCCGGCGCCCCAGACTCGGCGTTTCGACGTTTCGCGCACATGGGGAGATGTCAGTCCAACACGACCATCTTCAGGCACACCGCCATGGGGATTTCGGCCACGACGCCCGAGAGATGGAGCAGGCCCGTGTCCGGGTCGAGGCGGTGGTAGGTGACCGTATCCGAGCTCTGGTTTCCGCAGAGGACAAAGCTGCCGGTCGGATCGATCCCGAAGTTCCGCGGGTTCTCGCCGCCCGTGGGCACGATGCCGAGCAGCGACAGGCGGCCCGAATCCCCGTCCACGGCGTACATGGCGAGGCTGTCGTGGCCCCGGTTGGAGCCGTAGAGGTACCGGCCGTCGTCGGTGATGTGGATGTCCGCCGTGTGGCTCACCTCGTCGTAGCCTTCGGGCAGCGTCGTCACCGTTTCGATCGCCGAGAGCGTGCCGGCCGACCCGTCGTAGGCGAAGGTTGTGATCGTATTGCCCATCTCGTTGATGACGTAGGCGAACTTACGGTTGGGATGGAACTCGATGTGCCGGGGTCCGGATCCGGGCGGCACCGACGCCTCCCCGTGGGGCGTCAGCACGGCCGTGTCCGGATCGAGACTGTAGATCATCACCTTGTCGGTGCCCAGATCCGGCGAGAAGACGAAGTTGTAGTCCAGGTCGTGGCGGATCATGTGGGCGTGGGGTTCCTGCTGGCGGCTCTGGTCGACGCTCGAGCCGGTGTGCTGGATGACCGACGCCGCCTCGCCCAGGGAACCGTCGTCGTTCACGGGAAAGGAGGATACCGACCCGCCGCCGTAGTTGGCCGCAAGCACGGCCTTGCCGCTTCGGTGCACGTCGATGGAGCACGGACCGGCGCCCCCGGACGACTGGCTGTTCAAGGGCGTGAGTGTGCCGGACCCGTCCACGGCATAGGCGAAGACGCCGCCATGGGGATCGCCCGTCTCGCCGACGGCGTAGAGGAAGCGGGCGTCCGGCGTCAGGCACAGGAAGGACGGGTTCGTGATGCCGCCCACGTGGCTGACGTATTCCATGACGCCGCTGGCGGTATCGACGTCATAGACATAGATGCCCTTGCTGGTGGTCTGGGTGTAGGTGCCGACGAATACGCGAATGGTCCGGGCGTTGCTGGACATGGGGTGATTCTCCTTGGTTGGCTGAATGTATCCGATCTAAAGGTGAACTATCCCGATCGGAATTGTTACATGCTTCCTGTTATTTTTAAAAAAACCGCGAGATTGATTAACGGATTTCCTACTCATTCAATATGACAGATCGTTCTACACAATTGAACATATTTAAATACCTTGACGATGTCATGCACACACACCGATAGGAGCAAATCCCAAGATGAATAACCACAAAACCCACAGAGACACGGAAGAATTGATGGAGGAAGTGTACTTCAAGGACCAGAGCGTCAAAAGCCGTCTGTCCGGTCTTGAAACTTCGGAAGACAGCATGCGTGAACTCATAGAATACAACGCCGAACAGTTGAAGGAGATGAAAAGCGATGCCCGTTGGTGGAGAAAAACTTTGATTGCCTGTATTATTGCGAATTTTGGTTTGCTCATCACCATTACGATCAAACTGCTACTGGACTGATCGAAGGGAGTACGCCATGACCTCGAAGAAAGGCCGGGTTCTGACCCCCAAGGTCGTTGAACACATAAAAAACACTCTGCTGGAAACACTGCATGACGAAGATATCCTGACCATGGGCATTGAGATCGATATCAAGCTCAGAAGCGGCTATCGGGACAAGATCTGGCGAGGCTGGAAGCATCCAAGACCCTCCAACAGACCTTCTCCCCAGGTAGACTGACCTTACGCTACCCCGCCGGCCTCCGCTGCCACTGCCACCACTCCTCCTGCGGCGCGTACCCCATGATGCGTTCGGCCTTCTCCAGGCTGTATCTACCCGGTCCGTAATGGCTGTGCAGGTTGAAGGCCTGGTAGAAACCGGGCACCGAGGGGAGTTCGAGGCCCTGGCGGCAGGCCACGGCGAGGTCGTCGTGGATGATCAGGAATTCTCGTGTTGAGTTCTTGCCGGTATGCTCGGTCGGCCGGGGCGCCAGGCCCTGGAACAGGAAGCAGACCGTGTGGATCTCGTGGTGCCGGGCGAAACTCCGGACGATCTCGTTGCTCATGTGCTTGGTGATGAAGTAGTAGTCGGTGGAAGGCGCGTCGGGCGCGTCGACGGGGATGTCGGTGTCGTGTACGTAGGCCAGGAGGGTCTGGGCCGGACCGGTGTGGATCACCTTTCGGATCCCGGCGTCGGCGGCCGCCTTCATCACGTTCCAGGCCCCGATGGTATTGACCTGGAAGCTCAGCGTGTCGTCGTGGCGCAGGACCGTGAAGTTCATGACCGCGTCCACGCCCTCCATGGCCTCGCGGACCTGGCCGTAGTCCCGCACGTCCACGTTCAGGACAGGCTTTCCGTCCGGGTGGTCCTTGACGTCGGCCAGCCGCAGGTCGTAGTCCTGCTCGAGCGCGG harbors:
- a CDS encoding OmpH family outer membrane protein; amino-acid sequence: MYQKLIVFVQALAAVGILVIAVISLMGQSTSELRIEMREEFRSSREEMRSFRAEMQEEFKAVRAEMQEEFKAVRAEMQEEFKSVRAEIRSFRSETQEEFKAVSEEMREEHADIRADIHDMNARLGRIEGNSGL
- a CDS encoding AMP-binding protein; protein product: MCAKRRNAESGAPDSNRPDPTRLDPARRDPARQDPALQDQAWRDFVDRSLRESLPFEDHLAAFRRIFDGRRPEDGPPVVWTPDEETFRRSNLRASMSAVGFDRYEELHAWSVRDRPAFWTHTLERLGIVFTRPPDAILDLDEDVSGLRGGVRDSHGGVQDPRSIPRGGVRDPRWLPGAELNIVDSCFMADPDRPAVVTPGLVGPTSPDDQNNPVAPDDPVGPEDPNDPDGPALRTTTYGELERLVNRVANGLSDRDLAPGQAIALYMPLNLECVVAYLAIIRAGSRVVSIADSFPPTEIRRRMAIAGASCAVTMDRYVHSGKIIPLYDTVVEAGVSTIIVVPSAGDGRSSGVASTAPTAPPFRPSDIAWSDLLAGDDTFISVTGDPYRTTNILFSSGTTGEPKAIPWNHLTPIKSAMDGYYHQDIHGDDVTTWPTNIGWMMGPWLIYASLVNGACMALYPDAANTPEYLRFIRRAGVTVQGVIPSLVRTWRRGGMAEGRQDGEAAGSHGGMEEGSHGGIAEGIDWPSVRVFSSTGEPASRTDYLWLMSRTGYRAPVIEYLGGTEIGGGHLACTVLQPCSPAAFTTANLGVDFVVLDETGTEVEEGGTGELFLVPPALGMSQRLLNGDHDEVYYEGCPAGLRGEVLRRHGDNTQRLHHGYYRAQGRADDGMNLGGIMASPLELERITDGHPAVYESAAVAVQPEGEGAERLVVFIVPEAGSGAPGSPTDPENSADPKLDPDALKSELQALVSTGLNPLFKIYRVVIVDELPHTASGKLVRRILRDRIRPGS
- a CDS encoding response regulator, translated to MRCSDSQARPVGRMNQNHSVNRGELKGQTMHSMDELRRENDALRNSISTLNSASLRISASLDLETVLQEVVESARALTRARFGVIVTMGQAGQPIDFLTSGLTDDQRRKLMDWSDGNRLFEHFRDLPGALRLPDVQDYVRSLGFSPELLPFRTFQCMPMRYGDLHVGSFFLTDKENGERFTDEDEECLVLFASQAATAIVNARAFRAEQRARADLEALVETSPVGVVVFDAGTGRPKWLNREARRIVEVLLTPGSPPEALLEQVTLKRADGREIALDQLPLSQALIHAENVRAEEMVLSVPDGRSVTTLVNCTPIQSEKGEVLTVVVTMQDLAPVQEMERLRTAFISMVSHELRAPLTSIKGSAATLMEESHGLDPAETREFSRIIMEQADHMRRLISDLLDAGRIDTGTLSVAPEATDVSFLVDRARSTFQSGGSTHTFTIDLPHNLPRVMADRSRIVQVLNNLLVNAARHAPGSSNILVSAVHDGQHVEVTVRDEGSGVAPEMLPHLFQKHIGPVDRDRSSNTAGMRLGLAICKGLVEAHGGRIWAESAGIGQGTSIMFIIPVAQETATAGPGSDRTEAPDKDGVIEPTRILVVDDDPQMLRYIRDALTESGFDTVVTGDHTELSSIIRAEEPELVLLDLLLPDADGIELMGSVPELSELPVIFISAYGRDETIAKALETGADDYLVKPFSSTELVARIRTSLRRRADPEPFILGDLAINYDLRRVSVADVQVELTAKEYELLRVLSLNAGRVSTFDALIHQVWGEYGYANHKLVRSLIKSLRRKIGDDARAPDYILNVRGVGYRMARPDDHKAVSQVPEVLSN
- a CDS encoding collagen-like protein encodes the protein MCRLILTAVSAVLLLSCEGPVGPPGPAGDRGPTGATGLQGPQGDRGPQGEQGSTGEQGPQGEHGPQGEQGSTGEQGIQGEQGPQGDRGPQGEQGSPGEQGPQGEQGDPGLLYFDPVFSVSDLVIDYETDDAMDEEELTFATVSLTFTNITNITLDDAEIEFAIVFRSESSVLQINVLTLVDTTGTVEPGQTITHEDRIDVTQIFTHIQEVDWSFGINRRSVVHVDIRPEEDRDELTPAD
- a CDS encoding FAD-dependent oxidoreductase: MNANKKKTMLSRRNFLARGGGVLVPIVLSTACSDNAMGPNVSDPPTSPRTIPPQSDPWPTDPWQPDWQPEPKQPEDRVDVIVVGAGLSGLVAAYELVRAGHDVRVLEASNAIGGRAQTLRDPFDDGLIAETGPARIPPSHDLTLGYIDHFGIETSPFYTQEGEYLILSREEVRRRLKPDEFLRGRETWLKIPAGTDALPMAFADELGDRVQTGSPVTKVVRDENGVVATFGNGGEELKGSHLICTVPLPVIDKIEFVPALSAPKLAAFEALSYQDVTRVYVQYAQRIWEEDDLNGWGLSYLAGYQEIWHPTWNQEGPRGILMSYMFGGMARGIAAMDPGAIVPDFIGRYEGLFPGTREVAEHGTYFAWEHQPWIGAAFASYNPPFSENPELASPEGPIHFAGEHASGNRGWMQGAFESGLRAASEIDDSVTWERRASARVAISRRQMMSRLVGTPSVPAWLVP